A single region of the Novosphingobium sp. SL115 genome encodes:
- a CDS encoding LysR family transcriptional regulator: protein MLEPDCLEAFVAVVEEQHFVAAADRLGCTQSVVSKRLMRLEDQLGGRLLHRGQRSRITLTPEGQAFLPLARRLLDDLRATERQGKQILQGETRPLRLGFVFSAMMTGLMQRLVSYLRHALPGVEIMAEAMETPEQLVAIGNGRIDLGFIRPRPSYPEGAIAHPIHREPVLLAVSRDSPLARNTALNCAELHASRFIIPQFHEQVGLMAVIEAIAQIGGFPQPGVIPTADFITSIGLAGAGMGVAPVPASLAAVRLPEIAYLSILDYSAELDLVLVESSTLRPAIKVAVRNWREQALCLPRPDPSVYC from the coding sequence ATGCTTGAACCCGATTGCCTTGAAGCCTTCGTGGCAGTTGTGGAAGAACAGCACTTCGTTGCGGCGGCAGACCGGCTGGGCTGTACGCAATCGGTGGTGAGCAAACGCCTGATGCGGCTGGAGGACCAGTTGGGCGGCAGGCTGCTGCATCGCGGCCAGCGCAGCCGTATTACCCTGACGCCGGAAGGGCAGGCGTTTCTGCCACTGGCGCGCCGCTTGCTGGATGATCTGCGCGCCACCGAACGTCAGGGAAAACAAATCCTTCAAGGCGAAACCAGACCACTGCGTCTGGGCTTTGTATTTTCGGCCATGATGACCGGGCTGATGCAGAGGCTGGTCAGCTACCTGCGCCACGCGCTGCCGGGGGTTGAAATCATGGCCGAAGCCATGGAAACGCCCGAACAATTGGTGGCAATCGGCAATGGCCGGATCGACCTGGGCTTCATCCGCCCGCGCCCCAGCTATCCCGAAGGGGCCATTGCCCATCCCATCCACCGAGAACCAGTGCTGCTGGCGGTTTCCCGCGACAGTCCGCTTGCCCGCAATACTGCGCTAAACTGCGCTGAACTGCACGCATCGCGTTTCATCATACCGCAGTTTCACGAACAGGTCGGCCTGATGGCGGTGATCGAAGCCATCGCGCAGATCGGCGGATTTCCCCAGCCCGGCGTCATTCCCACTGCAGACTTCATCACCAGCATCGGCCTTGCCGGGGCTGGTATGGGCGTAGCCCCGGTGCCGGCGTCGCTTGCCGCCGTGCGCCTGCCCGAAATCGCCTATCTTTCCATCCTTGATTACAGTGCCGAACTGGATCTGGTGCTGGTCGAATCCTCCACGCTACGCCCTGCCATAAAAGTGGCTGTGCGAAACTGGCGGGAACAGGCCCTGTGCCTGCCCCGCCCTGACCCTTCCGTCTACTGCTGA
- a CDS encoding TetR family transcriptional regulator C-terminal domain-containing protein, with the protein MEKPVLSKVSSFIPVPSCYGPYACRIIFNGIKKMHQSKVSSGRGRKRDGKSPGYSKGAAKREEILVGLMNALAKGELRNPPLRAIGQALGVEPAHILYYFESREDLMQAVIVRWDEGMVAKRDGEFGLDTYADAVAKNVSQRGVMHLYLAFAAEAVEPAHPAHEFIRLRFDRVRESLASAIRREQEEGTIAKTIDPDVEARLLIALADGLQLQSLIDPDIDALRHVQTAIAQLRAPNPNGT; encoded by the coding sequence TTGGAAAAGCCTGTGTTGTCGAAAGTTTCCAGCTTCATTCCTGTCCCTTCATGTTATGGCCCTTACGCATGTCGCATAATATTTAACGGAATTAAAAAAATGCACCAGAGCAAAGTTTCATCTGGTCGCGGGCGGAAGCGGGACGGCAAATCGCCGGGCTATTCCAAGGGAGCGGCCAAGCGCGAGGAGATCCTTGTCGGGCTGATGAATGCCTTGGCCAAGGGCGAGCTGCGCAACCCACCGCTGCGCGCCATCGGACAGGCTCTTGGGGTGGAACCCGCTCATATCCTGTATTATTTTGAAAGCCGTGAAGACCTGATGCAGGCCGTGATCGTCCGCTGGGACGAAGGAATGGTCGCGAAAAGAGACGGCGAATTCGGGCTGGATACTTATGCTGATGCCGTTGCCAAGAACGTATCGCAGCGGGGGGTGATGCACCTCTATCTGGCCTTTGCCGCTGAAGCGGTCGAGCCTGCGCACCCCGCGCACGAATTTATTCGTCTGCGTTTTGACCGGGTACGTGAGAGTCTGGCGTCGGCGATCCGGCGGGAGCAGGAGGAGGGGACCATCGCAAAGACGATTGACCCCGATGTTGAAGCGCGGCTGCTGATCGCGCTGGCCGATGGCCTGCAATTACAATCGCTTATCGACCCGGATATTGATGCCCTGCGCCATGTGCAGACCGCGATTGCGCAGTTGCGGGCACCAAACCCGAACGGCACCTAA
- a CDS encoding 3-keto-disaccharide hydrolase, translating into MKLETFDNTGFSNLFDGQSLKGWHAEPRVYGSLYPGGPGLDALFARHGITPPVEPEKHPAVWHVEDGMIVGQQGTPGYGGYLVSDEAFGDFELVLDARPDWPADTGIMLRRKFQDWTGFQVLIDHRKSGGIGGFFGNGLASFSAVPFAVRARRDADGTVIGIEADDPATSMEPVTPEKIKRLSYAGSVEDFLAVWKWADWNEVRIRCVGALPVITTWVNGLKIAEIDTAKIDVPDYDPQGVLDYLGPRGHIALEVHDNDAFFGDSRWGPGAQCRWRNIRIKPLS; encoded by the coding sequence ATGAAGCTGGAAACTTTCGACAACACAGGCTTTTCCAACCTGTTTGACGGACAAAGCCTGAAAGGCTGGCACGCCGAACCGCGGGTTTACGGATCGCTTTATCCCGGTGGTCCGGGGCTGGACGCGCTGTTCGCGCGGCATGGCATCACTCCGCCGGTCGAACCGGAAAAGCACCCCGCCGTGTGGCATGTCGAAGACGGCATGATCGTGGGGCAGCAGGGCACGCCGGGCTATGGCGGCTATCTGGTCAGCGATGAAGCGTTTGGCGATTTCGAACTGGTGCTGGATGCGCGGCCTGACTGGCCTGCCGACACCGGCATCATGCTGCGCCGCAAATTTCAGGACTGGACCGGGTTTCAGGTGCTGATCGATCACCGCAAATCCGGCGGCATCGGCGGCTTTTTCGGCAATGGACTGGCCAGCTTTTCCGCCGTCCCCTTTGCCGTGCGCGCCCGCCGCGATGCCGATGGCACGGTGATCGGGATCGAGGCGGATGATCCCGCAACATCGATGGAACCAGTCACGCCTGAAAAGATCAAGCGGCTGTCCTATGCCGGTTCTGTCGAGGATTTTCTGGCGGTGTGGAAGTGGGCCGACTGGAACGAAGTGCGCATCCGCTGCGTCGGCGCGCTGCCCGTCATCACCACATGGGTCAACGGGCTGAAGATTGCCGAAATCGACACCGCAAAGATCGACGTGCCCGATTACGATCCGCAGGGCGTGCTCGATTATTTGGGACCGCGCGGCCACATCGCGCTGGAAGTGCATGATAACGATGCCTTCTTTGGCGATTCCCGGTGGGGACCGGGCGCGCAGTGCCGCTGGCGCAATATCCGCATCAAACCGCTTTCCTGA
- a CDS encoding sugar phosphate isomerase/epimerase family protein, whose product MPQLAVSSFSLHSVLGPISIERRDDEGTLHKHSFDFPRHHTMEEFAAAAREKIGVSAVELCQIQFDAHDDARIETLRAGLDAAGVKLLTVPIDLGDFGGLNPQWRAEDEARTVEWFRIAARLGARFVRVNAGSPGSTLAEEARPALVESLQRLSDAARELGLTLLIENHGGSSSDPTFITALLNDVGADRLGLLLDLGNFEPLVSLSHARFANPDADDAGLDFEPLYARIAALAPYAKLVHAKSVDPARDGTPLPDLSRALSIVADAGYTGDISIEWEGRKGDPWQKTAEVAAQVRAVFPHLL is encoded by the coding sequence ATGCCGCAACTTGCCGTTTCCAGCTTCAGCCTGCACAGCGTTCTAGGTCCGATTTCCATCGAACGCCGCGACGATGAAGGCACCCTGCACAAGCACTCCTTCGACTTTCCGCGCCACCACACCATGGAAGAATTTGCCGCCGCCGCCCGTGAAAAGATTGGCGTGAGCGCGGTGGAACTGTGCCAAATTCAGTTCGATGCCCACGACGACGCGCGGATCGAAACCCTGCGCGCAGGGCTGGATGCAGCAGGCGTCAAACTGCTGACGGTACCCATCGATCTGGGCGATTTCGGCGGGCTGAACCCGCAATGGCGGGCAGAGGACGAAGCCCGCACAGTGGAATGGTTCCGCATTGCCGCCAGGCTGGGCGCGCGCTTTGTCCGCGTAAACGCCGGTTCGCCGGGATCGACACTGGCCGAAGAAGCGCGTCCGGCGCTGGTTGAAAGCCTGCAACGGTTGAGCGATGCGGCGCGTGAACTGGGCCTGACGCTGTTGATTGAAAACCACGGTGGCAGCAGTTCCGACCCGACATTCATCACCGCGCTGCTCAACGACGTGGGTGCTGACAGACTTGGCCTGCTGCTGGACCTCGGCAATTTCGAACCGCTGGTATCGCTGTCGCACGCCCGCTTTGCCAACCCGGATGCCGACGATGCGGGGCTGGATTTCGAACCGCTTTATGCCCGCATTGCCGCGCTGGCCCCATATGCGAAACTGGTTCACGCAAAGTCGGTCGATCCGGCGCGGGACGGCACACCTCTGCCCGATCTTTCGCGCGCGCTGTCGATCGTCGCCGATGCAGGGTATACAGGCGATATCAGCATCGAATGGGAAGGCCGCAAAGGTGATCCCTGGCAAAAAACCGCCGAAGTGGCCGCACAAGTGCGCGCCGTGTTCCCCCACCTTTTGTAA
- a CDS encoding Dabb family protein, whose amino-acid sequence MHLIEGLRTLGKIEGVLSLQVGPPSPEVTRDVVDASWDVSETMHFTGLAEQVAYPVHTAHLAFVEERGHLWSRVLVYDSVPV is encoded by the coding sequence ATGCATCTGATCGAAGGACTGCGCACGCTTGGCAAGATTGAGGGGGTGCTGTCGTTACAGGTCGGCCCCCCCTCGCCCGAGGTCACGCGCGACGTGGTGGACGCATCATGGGACGTGAGCGAAACTATGCACTTCACAGGACTTGCCGAACAGGTGGCCTATCCGGTGCACACCGCCCATCTGGCATTCGTCGAGGAACGCGGCCACTTGTGGAGCAGGGTTCTGGTTTACGACAGCGTTCCTGTGTAG
- a CDS encoding MFS transporter: protein MTSAATMDQHGRLDWKVMLAYWFAQFAAWLALLTPVIITIALKISVIAGPEGKAKWLGLILGLGAATAMISAPIWGAISDRTTARMGRRKPWIIAGAASLLVGLSIMALASDPLMFGLGWLVCQIGSNAAQAALNAVMSDIVPEGQHGLMSALLGASMTAAMVTGVFLTQFTHGSSLAMFLVPWLASPLAVALFLWVVPDSPAVPRRMERVTLGKLFASVGIASLRHRDFALAFASRFLVLLGSAFALTYQVYYLTDYLHVPADQVARFMVLSTGMMGTLTFVVSCFGGWLSDRVGRRKPFVCGAAVLLSVGLIAMATATSFDGFLAAAALVSVGQGMYYAVDIALCVEVLPNRDNAARDMAVLQIANSLPQSLAPTIAPLLLGLTIGGLSGGNYPALFVFAGLVALIGAAVILPIRKVR, encoded by the coding sequence ATGACGAGCGCAGCAACCATGGATCAACACGGTCGGCTCGATTGGAAAGTGATGCTGGCCTATTGGTTTGCGCAGTTCGCCGCGTGGCTTGCGCTGCTGACGCCGGTCATCATCACCATTGCCCTAAAAATCAGCGTGATTGCCGGACCAGAGGGCAAGGCCAAATGGCTTGGCCTTATTCTGGGGCTGGGTGCAGCCACGGCGATGATTTCGGCACCGATCTGGGGCGCCATATCAGATCGCACCACGGCCCGCATGGGGCGGCGCAAACCGTGGATCATCGCAGGCGCGGCCTCGTTGCTGGTTGGCCTTTCGATCATGGCGCTGGCCAGTGATCCGCTGATGTTCGGCCTTGGCTGGCTGGTCTGCCAGATCGGATCGAACGCCGCACAGGCCGCTTTGAACGCGGTGATGAGCGATATCGTGCCTGAAGGACAGCACGGCCTGATGTCGGCCCTCTTGGGCGCGTCGATGACGGCGGCTATGGTTACAGGCGTGTTCCTGACGCAGTTCACCCATGGTTCGTCGCTGGCGATGTTCCTTGTGCCATGGCTGGCAAGCCCGCTGGCGGTGGCGCTGTTTCTGTGGGTGGTGCCTGACAGTCCCGCTGTTCCACGGCGTATGGAACGGGTGACACTGGGCAAACTGTTCGCCTCTGTCGGCATTGCTTCGCTACGCCACCGCGATTTCGCGTTGGCCTTTGCCAGTCGCTTCCTTGTCCTGCTGGGATCGGCTTTCGCGTTGACCTATCAGGTCTATTACTTGACCGATTACCTGCATGTTCCTGCCGATCAGGTAGCCCGCTTCATGGTTTTGTCCACCGGCATGATGGGCACGCTGACCTTCGTGGTGTCCTGTTTTGGCGGGTGGCTGTCTGACAGGGTGGGGCGGCGTAAACCCTTTGTCTGCGGGGCGGCGGTATTGCTGTCGGTGGGGTTGATCGCCATGGCGACGGCCACCAGTTTTGATGGCTTCCTTGCTGCGGCGGCGCTCGTCAGCGTCGGGCAGGGTATGTATTACGCGGTTGATATTGCGCTTTGTGTGGAAGTGCTGCCAAACCGCGACAATGCCGCGCGCGATATGGCCGTGCTGCAAATTGCAAATTCCCTGCCACAGTCACTGGCGCCCACGATTGCCCCGCTGCTATTGGGCCTTACGATTGGCGGGTTGTCGGGCGGGAATTACCCGGCGCTGTTCGTGTTCGCAGGGTTGGTGGCGCTGATCGGCGCTGCGGTCATTCTGCCAATCCGCAAGGTGCGTTGA
- a CDS encoding Gfo/Idh/MocA family protein translates to MTIIGVGILGTGLAFQAIHARMLAELAPRFAVRCVWDPDPARTADAAGWLGARPAQTADDLLDDPAVDVVVIASPARFHAAQALAAMRAGKKAVLVEKPLCATPEEADAIAHQAQASGTALLVGAMHSHDPAWLAAQDVLADAAFTPSLVRSSIILPPNARFEEWSTQPLAPVASPAGDGAAAGGAGAMTPAQLIRLSILELAIHDLPLLRRLLPEGHAPRVLAARLRQPFGYAVSVQVGDVVVDLSGMLHGHWQTHWTLEAVGPQGRLALDFTPSFVMAGSGAMTWHGPNGAQTHPSSGQNGYIGQWLAVAAMLDGTRALPDPRTAAADFRFAHAIAEQAAALIDGVTA, encoded by the coding sequence ATGACGATCATCGGCGTTGGCATTCTGGGCACGGGATTGGCGTTTCAGGCCATCCATGCGCGAATGCTGGCAGAACTGGCCCCCCGGTTTGCGGTACGGTGCGTGTGGGATCCCGATCCCGCCCGCACGGCAGACGCCGCCGGGTGGCTGGGCGCACGACCTGCGCAAACAGCCGATGATCTGCTTGATGATCCCGCCGTTGACGTGGTGGTGATTGCCAGCCCTGCGCGGTTCCACGCCGCGCAGGCGCTGGCCGCCATGCGCGCGGGCAAAAAGGCCGTGCTGGTGGAAAAGCCGCTATGCGCCACACCGGAAGAGGCCGATGCCATCGCGCATCAGGCGCAGGCCAGCGGCACGGCCCTGCTGGTGGGGGCAATGCACAGTCATGATCCGGCGTGGCTTGCCGCGCAGGATGTGCTGGCGGACGCGGCGTTTACGCCTTCACTGGTCCGGTCTAGCATCATCCTGCCGCCAAATGCCCGCTTTGAAGAGTGGTCCACACAGCCGCTAGCCCCTGTCGCTTCCCCGGCAGGTGATGGCGCGGCTGCTGGAGGGGCGGGCGCCATGACGCCCGCCCAGTTGATCCGCCTTTCGATACTGGAACTGGCGATCCACGATCTGCCACTGCTGCGACGGCTTCTGCCTGAAGGCCATGCCCCTCGTGTGCTGGCCGCGCGTTTGCGGCAGCCGTTCGGCTATGCGGTCAGCGTGCAGGTGGGAGACGTAGTGGTCGATCTGTCCGGTATGCTGCACGGCCATTGGCAAACCCACTGGACGCTGGAAGCGGTAGGGCCGCAAGGGCGCCTGGCGCTCGATTTCACGCCATCGTTCGTCATGGCAGGATCGGGCGCGATGACATGGCACGGTCCCAATGGGGCGCAAACGCATCCGTCTTCCGGTCAGAATGGTTATATTGGCCAATGGCTTGCCGTTGCCGCCATGCTGGATGGAACACGCGCCTTGCCCGATCCACGGACGGCTGCGGCAGACTTCCGCTTTGCCCACGCCATTGCCGAACAGGCCGCTGCGCTAATTGATGGAGTGACGGCATAA
- a CDS encoding TonB-dependent receptor, translating into MMKGINRTSALLRFTAMAALATAMTGTAHGAEDQAAPQAELAPGEIIVTANRTESLLSKTPIAMTAVGGAELTKGGITNPTQLDAVVPNIAITRDNGLQITIRGVSSADNTEKGDPSAAFMLNGIYIARPQAQEVSFFDIERVEVLRGPQGTLYGRNSTAGVVNVLAARPKMQFSGSLEAMYASYDNLNVTGVLNVPVGSNFAVRAAVNVDRRDNFVVDGNPGDGVSIDPFKDNISARLSLLWEPTDALSIYVAGDYSKVKGKTDNSVPPTNFYSNIVTGERATFDAPVFLDRSSRDYRTLTNALAQPTRRNNDDKGIMGEVNYDFGPAVLTYLGSYREFNRREVINYANGLVMAAFPGDYWQTSHELRLALTGDGPLQLQVGGYFFKERSDILLSLYNLLGPNTAFQFLRNPTESENKSAFGQATYEITDGLKLTAGVRYSSDTKSRYGSTAVDRYTSIVNAYNLGQFIDRTTLEVTGAKRTFNKTTWRAGIDYDSPLGLVFASVSTGYKAGGFNDGCEVGTGPGCSQTAEALYYNPETLTAYEAGFKFKFGPQFRLNGTLFHYDYAGLQLTQVINICGPNGDLPCTVTRNAASAKVDGVELEADFRSSDRLSVHLGVNYLDAHYSSFKPTPNIDFSGRPLERSPKWTWTAGADYRLPLGEGSLVASALTRFSSRYEITDKGNYAYFYQPAFTKTDLSLTYEAPENRYSVGVFVRNLENEITVTAATAGFFGNVTFADPRQFGVRAGMKF; encoded by the coding sequence ATGATGAAAGGTATCAACCGTACCAGCGCGCTGCTGCGCTTTACGGCAATGGCGGCACTGGCCACAGCAATGACCGGGACGGCCCATGGCGCAGAAGATCAGGCTGCGCCGCAGGCTGAGCTGGCGCCGGGCGAAATCATCGTCACGGCAAATCGCACGGAATCGCTGCTGTCAAAAACGCCGATTGCCATGACGGCAGTTGGCGGCGCTGAACTTACCAAGGGCGGCATTACCAATCCGACGCAACTGGATGCGGTGGTTCCCAACATCGCGATCACCCGCGACAACGGCTTGCAGATCACCATTCGCGGCGTCAGTTCGGCCGACAACACGGAAAAGGGCGATCCGTCTGCCGCGTTCATGCTCAACGGCATCTACATCGCTCGTCCGCAGGCGCAGGAAGTCAGCTTCTTCGATATCGAGCGCGTCGAAGTGCTGCGCGGGCCGCAGGGCACCCTTTATGGCCGCAACTCCACCGCAGGCGTGGTCAATGTTCTGGCCGCGCGGCCCAAGATGCAGTTCAGCGGTTCGCTGGAGGCGATGTATGCCAGCTACGATAACCTGAACGTCACTGGCGTTCTCAATGTGCCGGTCGGTTCAAACTTTGCCGTGCGCGCAGCCGTCAACGTCGACCGCCGCGATAACTTCGTGGTGGATGGCAATCCCGGCGATGGCGTGTCGATTGACCCGTTCAAGGACAACATTTCGGCCCGCCTTTCGCTGCTGTGGGAGCCGACCGACGCGCTCTCCATCTATGTCGCGGGCGATTACAGCAAGGTGAAGGGCAAGACCGACAATTCGGTTCCGCCGACCAACTTCTATTCCAACATTGTCACCGGCGAACGCGCCACTTTCGATGCTCCGGTCTTTCTGGATCGCAGCAGCCGGGATTATCGCACGCTGACCAATGCGCTGGCCCAGCCTACCCGCCGCAACAATGATGACAAAGGCATCATGGGCGAGGTCAATTATGATTTCGGCCCCGCCGTGCTGACCTATCTTGGCTCCTACCGCGAGTTCAACCGTCGCGAAGTCATCAACTATGCCAATGGCCTTGTCATGGCGGCGTTCCCCGGTGACTACTGGCAGACCTCGCACGAACTGCGTCTTGCGCTGACCGGCGATGGCCCGCTGCAACTTCAGGTCGGCGGATATTTCTTCAAGGAGCGCTCTGACATCCTGTTGTCGCTCTACAATCTGCTTGGCCCGAACACGGCGTTCCAGTTCCTGCGCAACCCCACGGAATCGGAAAACAAGTCCGCGTTCGGTCAGGCCACCTATGAAATCACCGATGGGCTGAAACTGACAGCCGGTGTCCGCTATTCCAGCGATACCAAATCGCGCTACGGCTCCACGGCGGTTGATCGTTACACGTCGATCGTCAATGCCTACAACCTTGGCCAGTTCATCGATCGCACCACGCTGGAAGTGACCGGGGCAAAGCGCACGTTCAACAAGACCACATGGCGCGCAGGCATCGACTATGACAGCCCGCTGGGCCTTGTCTTCGCCTCGGTGTCCACCGGTTACAAGGCAGGCGGCTTCAACGATGGCTGCGAAGTCGGCACCGGTCCTGGTTGCAGCCAGACCGCTGAAGCGCTCTACTACAACCCCGAAACGCTGACGGCCTATGAAGCGGGCTTCAAGTTCAAGTTCGGCCCGCAGTTCCGCCTGAACGGCACCCTTTTCCACTATGACTACGCAGGCCTGCAGCTTACGCAGGTCATCAACATCTGCGGTCCCAATGGCGATCTGCCGTGCACCGTCACGCGCAACGCCGCTTCGGCCAAGGTTGATGGTGTGGAACTTGAAGCCGATTTCCGCTCCAGCGACCGGTTGAGCGTGCATCTGGGCGTGAACTATCTCGACGCGCACTACTCCAGCTTCAAGCCCACGCCCAACATCGACTTTTCTGGCCGCCCGCTGGAACGCAGCCCTAAGTGGACCTGGACAGCAGGGGCCGATTATCGCCTGCCGCTGGGTGAAGGCAGTCTGGTGGCTTCGGCGCTGACCCGTTTCAGCAGCCGTTATGAAATCACCGACAAGGGCAACTACGCCTACTTCTATCAACCGGCCTTCACCAAGACCGACTTGTCGTTGACGTATGAAGCGCCAGAGAACCGCTATTCCGTGGGCGTATTCGTGCGCAATCTCGAAAACGAGATTACCGTCACGGCAGCGACCGCCGGGTTCTTTGGTAACGTGACCTTTGCCGATCCGCGCCAGTTCGGGGTGCGCGCCGGTATGAAGTTCTGA
- a CDS encoding outer membrane protein assembly factor BamB family protein: MERLRGSGRLRPLSVLAAGIAAVALAAAGHNAVGRGLADQPAADDWATYGGDAGGSHHSTLATITRDNVRDLAPVWRFDTGLGGLQTSPLVADGVLYAMTPAQEVIALDGANGRLLWKHAIAQAGQQPVRGLSLWREGAQQRLLVGAGPWLIALDPATGQPAPGFGSDGRVDLREGLGRPAEQVPLAMTSPGVIWGDTIIVGFRTAEAKPAAPGAVRAYDVRTGKLRWTFDLLPKPGQPGSETWADGALEGAGAINSWPGMVVDQHRGIVFVPTGSAADDFYGADRKGQNLYANSLVALDARDGRHLWHYQLVHHDIWDRDLPSPPVLLTVNQGGRRIDAVAQATKQGFVFLFDRVTGKPLFPIDEMPFPASTVPGEEAWATQPVPRLPAPFARQRLDADMLTQRTPEAHAAVAAAFADMRSEGLFVPLSVGKPTVVFPGFDGGAEWGGQAADPATGVLFINANDVPWTGALAPVAKGDGTGGEAVYQQNCAACHGVDRKGSPPEFPSLEGVMGRHMEGDVFGIIMGGKGRMPAFSHLDQAQLLGLVDYLRRPADGPQREMVAGQGAAGAAQGYVFTGYRKFVDPDGYPAVVPPWGTLSAIDMNDGRTLWRVPLGRYPALAKPGMPDSGSENYGGPLLTQGGVLFIGATIHDRLFRAFDPRDGRVLWEAGLPYAGVATPITYSVGGRQFVVIAASGARDPAGPQGSAYVAFALPERGARLK, translated from the coding sequence GTGGAGAGATTGCGCGGCAGCGGGCGCTTGCGGCCGTTAAGCGTTCTTGCAGCAGGAATTGCGGCGGTCGCGTTGGCGGCTGCCGGGCATAATGCTGTTGGCCGTGGTCTGGCCGATCAACCTGCTGCTGACGATTGGGCCACTTATGGCGGTGATGCAGGTGGCAGCCACCATTCCACGCTGGCGACGATCACCCGTGACAACGTGCGCGATCTGGCTCCGGTCTGGCGCTTCGACACAGGCTTGGGCGGCTTGCAGACATCGCCGCTGGTTGCCGATGGCGTCCTTTACGCCATGACGCCCGCGCAGGAGGTGATTGCGCTGGATGGTGCCAATGGGCGCTTGCTATGGAAGCACGCCATTGCCCAGGCCGGGCAACAGCCGGTGCGCGGGCTTTCGCTGTGGCGTGAAGGGGCGCAGCAGCGGCTGCTGGTGGGCGCGGGGCCGTGGCTGATCGCGCTTGATCCTGCAACCGGGCAACCGGCTCCGGGCTTTGGTAGCGATGGCCGCGTGGACTTGCGCGAAGGGCTGGGCCGCCCGGCCGAACAGGTGCCGCTGGCTATGACCAGCCCCGGCGTGATCTGGGGCGATACGATCATCGTCGGGTTCCGCACGGCTGAGGCAAAGCCCGCAGCGCCCGGCGCGGTGCGCGCCTATGACGTGCGCACCGGAAAGCTGCGCTGGACCTTCGATCTATTGCCAAAACCGGGGCAGCCGGGCAGCGAGACGTGGGCCGATGGTGCGCTTGAAGGTGCAGGCGCGATCAATTCGTGGCCGGGCATGGTGGTCGATCAGCATCGCGGGATCGTGTTCGTGCCCACCGGATCTGCGGCGGACGATTTCTATGGCGCGGATCGCAAAGGGCAGAACCTTTACGCGAACTCGCTGGTTGCACTGGATGCGCGCGACGGGCGGCATCTGTGGCACTACCAACTGGTCCATCACGACATCTGGGACCGCGACCTGCCCAGCCCGCCGGTGCTGTTGACGGTAAATCAGGGCGGTCGCCGTATCGATGCCGTGGCGCAGGCGACCAAGCAGGGGTTCGTGTTCCTGTTTGACCGGGTTACGGGCAAGCCCCTGTTCCCCATCGATGAAATGCCTTTTCCCGCCAGCACCGTGCCGGGCGAAGAAGCGTGGGCAACCCAGCCGGTGCCGCGTTTGCCCGCGCCCTTTGCGCGGCAACGGCTTGATGCCGACATGCTGACGCAGCGTACCCCCGAAGCTCATGCCGCCGTTGCCGCAGCCTTTGCCGACATGCGCAGCGAGGGGCTGTTTGTGCCGCTGTCGGTGGGCAAGCCCACGGTGGTCTTCCCCGGCTTTGACGGCGGGGCGGAATGGGGCGGGCAGGCGGCAGATCCGGCAACCGGGGTGCTGTTCATCAATGCCAACGACGTGCCATGGACAGGAGCGCTCGCGCCCGTTGCCAAGGGTGACGGGACCGGCGGCGAAGCGGTTTATCAGCAGAATTGCGCGGCCTGCCACGGCGTTGATCGCAAGGGTTCACCGCCCGAATTTCCGTCGCTGGAAGGTGTCATGGGCCGCCACATGGAAGGTGATGTCTTCGGCATCATCATGGGCGGCAAGGGGCGGATGCCTGCGTTCTCGCATCTGGATCAGGCGCAGCTTCTGGGACTGGTCGATTACCTTCGCCGTCCGGCAGATGGCCCCCAGCGCGAAATGGTCGCCGGGCAGGGTGCTGCCGGTGCGGCGCAGGGTTATGTCTTCACCGGCTATCGCAAATTCGTCGATCCCGATGGCTATCCCGCCGTTGTGCCGCCTTGGGGAACGCTCAGCGCAATCGACATGAATGATGGGCGCACGCTCTGGCGCGTGCCACTGGGGCGTTATCCTGCACTGGCAAAGCCGGGGATGCCTGACAGCGGATCGGAAAACTATGGCGGTCCGCTGCTGACCCAGGGCGGTGTGTTGTTCATCGGTGCGACCATCCACGACCGCCTGTTCCGCGCGTTCGACCCGCGTGATGGGCGCGTGCTGTGGGAAGCGGGGCTGCCTTATGCGGGCGTGGCAACGCCGATCACCTACAGCGTGGGCGGGCGGCAGTTCGTGGTGATTGCGGCGAGCGGCGCGCGCGATCCCGCCGGGCCGCAAGGGTCAGCTTATGTCGCCTTTGCGCTGCCGGAACGCGGCGCGCGCCTGAAGTGA